TCTGCGGCCAGATTTTTTTCGGTCACCTGCTGCTGGAGAAATTCTTTGATGATTTTTTTACCTGCAACGACGTTGACCAGGCCGATGTAGGGAATGGTCACCACACGTTTGCCGATGGCATAGGAGAGGGGCGCGACTTTATAGACCAGGGCAAAAGGGACCGCAAAGCAGGCGGTTTCCAGCGTGGCGGTTCCAGAGGCCACCAGCGCGGCCGCAGCAACTTGGAGAAGATCATAGGTTTCATCCTGCACCACGGTTACCCAAGGATAATCCGTCAAGTATTCTTGCAAAGTTTCCCCCGAGATCGTGGAAGCCTGCGCCACTGCGAACTGCAGCTGGACATGACGCCGGCGCAGAGCCGCCGCAGCCTGCAGCATGACGGGCAAGAGCGAGAGTACTTCTTGGCGTCGGCTGCCTGGCAGCAACGCAACCACGGGCTTCTCCGGGTCTAACCGGTGCAGGCCGCAAAACTCCAGGGTGGTATGTTTCGGCTGCAGCCCCTCCAGCAGCGGATGGCCGACAAAATGGGTGCGGATGCCATGACGGCTGAAAAACGGCACTTCAAAGTCAAAGAGTACGGCCATCTCGTCGATGTGGCCGGCCATCTTGGCGGCGCGTTGCGGCCGCCAGGCCCAGACCTGAGGCGCGATGTAATAAAAGGTTCGCACTCCCATGGCTTTTGCGGCGCGGGCCAGCCGCAGATTGAATCCCGGATAATCGATCAACACCAGCACATCGGGTTTGCGGGCCTCGATCTCGGCGAGGAGATGGTTTAAAATACGGCGAAAGAAAAAATAGTGCCGTGCCACTTCGATAAAGCCGATGTACGCGAGCTGGTTCACATGGTAATAAAGAGACATGCCGGCTGCCCGCATGGCATCGCCGCCGATGCCGAAAATCTTCGCCTCCGGATCGAGCTGTTTCATGGCTGCGACCAGCCGGCCTCCATGCATATCGCCGGACGCCTCGCCGGCACTGATCATGATTTTGGCGGACATGGCGGCGCCTATCGAAACAGCCAGATCAGGAAGATG
This window of the bacterium genome carries:
- the lpxB gene encoding lipid-A-disaccharide synthase, with amino-acid sequence MSAKIMISAGEASGDMHGGRLVAAMKQLDPEAKIFGIGGDAMRAAGMSLYYHVNQLAYIGFIEVARHYFFFRRILNHLLAEIEARKPDVLVLIDYPGFNLRLARAAKAMGVRTFYYIAPQVWAWRPQRAAKMAGHIDEMAVLFDFEVPFFSRHGIRTHFVGHPLLEGLQPKHTTLEFCGLHRLDPEKPVVALLPGSRRQEVLSLLPVMLQAAAALRRRHVQLQFAVAQASTISGETLQEYLTDYPWVTVVQDETYDLLQVAAAALVASGTATLETACFAVPFALVYKVAPLSYAIGKRVVTIPYIGLVNVVAGKKIIKEFLQQQVTEKNLAAELERLLFDSQLRKTLFHELQQVKSKLGDPGASLKTARLILQLAAGISKPQ